In Candidatus Methylomirabilis tolerans, the sequence GATCTTCTTCTCCCGAAAGGGCCTGTTGAGGTGAGATAGCGCCCATCGCAAACACACGATCAGCGAGCCGAGCGAATTCATCGAGGCTCAGGGTTTCGCCGCGGCGCTTCGGATCGATGCCCGCGTCCATCAGGGTTCGCTCCATGGCTGTGGGCTCCGTCATGATGTCGGCGTGCAGCAACGCATTACGCAGCATCTTCCTGCGCTGTCCGAAGGCAGCTCGGACGACGCGAAACAGTAGCTCAGGTGATTGTACTGATATCCTGGGCCCGGAGAGCAGATCGAGACGAACAATAGTCGAATCAACTGCGGGTCTTGGATAGAAAGCCGTTCGCGGGACCTGCGCCACTACTGAGACATCCGCTTCGTAGTGACAACGGAGCGTCAAGGCGCTGTACCCCTCTGCGCCTGGGGTCGCCAGAAGTCGCTGTGCCACCTCTCGCTGCACCATCACCAGGAGGAAGGAGAAACACCGCCGCAACGGGATCAATTGAAGGAGCAGGGGAGTGGCCACCGAATAAGGAAGATTTGAAATTAGCTTCGCTTGTTTATGCTTCGGGAGCATTGTATCGAGAACGCTCGCGAAATCGAAGCTGAGGGCGTCAGCGCAGATCAATGAAACCCTGGGGCGATCCCCGAGACGTTCCGTCAACAGCCGATGGAGCCCAGGATCCCGCTCGATGGCGATCAGCCCACCCGCCCGTTCAGCAAGACCCTCGGTCAGGACACCGGTACCGGGACCGATCTCCACCACGCGATCATCCGGCTTCACCTCAGCCGCGCAAAAGATCAGATCGCGAATTGTAGGGGAGACGAGGAAACTTTGCCCGAGGCCTCGTTTCGGCAGTAGATGGTATTGGCGGAGTAGCGCGCGGGTCTCGTATCCAAGAGATGGCGGCCGATTCGAATGGCCGGTCCCGCTTGTAAGGCAGGGGCGGGCTTTCTCCACGCCCGATAAACGGGAGGGCATAAAAAGCCCTTCTCTACGAACGCATCGTCATTGCTACGGCGTCCCAGCTTGCCAGACCGAACTGTCCAAAATAGAGTCCCCCAACTC encodes:
- the rsmA gene encoding 16S rRNA (adenine(1518)-N(6)/adenine(1519)-N(6))-dimethyltransferase RsmA, with amino-acid sequence MPSRLSGVEKARPCLTSGTGHSNRPPSLGYETRALLRQYHLLPKRGLGQSFLVSPTIRDLIFCAAEVKPDDRVVEIGPGTGVLTEGLAERAGGLIAIERDPGLHRLLTERLGDRPRVSLICADALSFDFASVLDTMLPKHKQAKLISNLPYSVATPLLLQLIPLRRCFSFLLVMVQREVAQRLLATPGAEGYSALTLRCHYEADVSVVAQVPRTAFYPRPAVDSTIVRLDLLSGPRISVQSPELLFRVVRAAFGQRRKMLRNALLHADIMTEPTAMERTLMDAGIDPKRRGETLSLDEFARLADRVFAMGAISPQQALSGEEDLARN